A genomic region of Leptolyngbya sp. NIES-2104 contains the following coding sequences:
- a CDS encoding lipopolysaccharide assembly protein LapB — protein MSDIRKNRWLLNIVLIVATVGLLGVTMLPLITSAFTNPQANKPSPSPSEAATPQKADVEARARGYEEVLKREPENPTALRGLLEARLQLGDVKGVIDPLEKLAKLNPNQTEYGVLLAQAKQQLNDPEGAAQAYRSILQSKPGDVSALAGLSDLLIKQQRPEAAIGLLQDTIKQAPTANKSQPNSVDVTAVQVLLGKVFASQKRYDDALVAFDDAANSNANDFQPVLYKALVLKEQGKKDEAKPLFDKAISLAPAQFKDQITRLSTDQPAAQGGTTSPTTPPAGVTPTSPAPSSQASPAPVQKN, from the coding sequence GTGAGCGACATCCGGAAGAATCGTTGGCTGCTAAATATTGTCCTGATCGTGGCAACTGTCGGCTTACTCGGTGTCACGATGCTTCCACTGATTACCTCAGCCTTCACCAATCCCCAAGCGAACAAACCGAGTCCGAGTCCCTCTGAAGCTGCGACTCCTCAGAAGGCAGATGTTGAAGCCCGCGCTAGAGGGTACGAAGAAGTCCTCAAACGCGAACCCGAAAACCCTACCGCACTTCGGGGACTGCTCGAAGCAAGATTACAGCTTGGTGATGTAAAAGGAGTGATCGACCCGCTAGAGAAATTAGCCAAACTGAACCCAAATCAGACCGAATACGGCGTTCTACTCGCGCAAGCAAAACAGCAGTTGAACGATCCCGAAGGAGCAGCACAGGCTTATCGATCGATTCTTCAATCCAAGCCGGGTGATGTGAGTGCATTGGCTGGATTATCTGACTTATTAATCAAACAGCAGCGACCGGAAGCCGCGATCGGACTTCTACAAGACACGATTAAGCAAGCCCCAACCGCGAACAAATCGCAACCGAATAGCGTCGATGTCACCGCTGTACAAGTTCTATTAGGTAAAGTCTTCGCGTCTCAGAAACGATACGACGACGCATTAGTCGCGTTCGATGATGCCGCGAACTCGAATGCGAATGACTTCCAGCCCGTTCTTTACAAAGCGCTGGTTCTTAAAGAGCAAGGCAAGAAAGATGAAGCGAAACCGCTCTTTGATAAGGCGATTTCTCTGGCTCCCGCTCAATTTAAGGATCAAATTACTCGCTTAAGCACTGATCAACCTGCGGCACAAGGTGGAACGACTAGCCCCACAACTCCGCCCGCTGGAGTGACTCCCACGAGTCCTGCTCCAAGTTCACAGGCATCTCCCGCACCTGTTCAAAAAAATTAA
- the pyrR gene encoding bifunctional pyr operon transcriptional regulator/uracil phosphoribosyltransferase PyrR — translation MPQERIEILSAEEVRRTVNRLASQIVERSGDLSKLVLLGIYTRGVPLAKTICDQIQVLENVVIPLGAIDITFYRDDLDTIGVRTPAKTEISFDLTGKTVVLIDDVIYKGRTIRAALDAVNDYGRPEVIRLAVLIDRGHREVPIHPDYIGKQLPTAKEEMIKVYLQETDGRDGVELVKG, via the coding sequence ATGCCGCAAGAACGAATTGAGATCTTATCTGCTGAGGAAGTCCGTCGAACGGTCAATCGACTGGCTTCGCAAATTGTCGAGCGATCGGGAGATTTATCAAAATTAGTTTTGCTCGGAATCTACACGAGAGGCGTTCCATTGGCGAAGACGATTTGCGATCAGATTCAGGTTTTGGAAAATGTTGTGATTCCGTTGGGTGCGATCGACATTACGTTTTACCGCGACGATTTAGATACGATCGGGGTTCGAACTCCTGCTAAAACAGAGATCTCATTTGATCTAACTGGAAAAACGGTGGTCTTGATCGATGATGTCATTTATAAAGGGCGAACGATTCGAGCGGCGTTGGATGCGGTGAATGATTATGGGCGACCGGAAGTGATTCGATTGGCAGTGTTAATCGATCGAGGACATCGTGAAGTGCCGATTCATCCAGACTATATTGGAAAACAGCTTCCGACCGCTAAAGAGGAGATGATCAAGGTGTATCTCCAAGAAACCGACGGGCGGGATGGGGTCGAACTTGTGAAAGGATAG
- the glpK gene encoding glycerol kinase GlpK: MAKYILALDLGTTGNRSFLFDQTGTIAGQAYLELKQYYPHPGWLEHDAEEIWNAAQSVIRSTIQSINPAEIAAIGLTVQRETCLLWDKNTGKPLHRAIVWQDRRTADFCNQLRDQGFTEEIYDRTGLVIDAYFSATKLRWLLDQVQGIDLDNVLAGTIDTWILWNLTRGKVHATDHSNASRTLLMNLKTLEWDERLLEIFGISRKILPSIQPSLGTFGTTDLLGVELPITAILGDQQAALFGQGCDRPGLMKCTYGTGSFLVAHTGSEIVRSNQQLISTIAWTQNNQVGYALEGSLFTSGACVQWLRDGLGLIKTAQETEAIAQQVPDNGGVYFVPALSGLGTPHWDMSARGAFLGITGGVRREHMVRAVLEAIAFQVKEVVDEIETYSPVPLQKLAVDGGACENNFLMQLQADVLGIAIERPAIRDTTVLGAAFAAGLASGFWQRYDQLVEHRVIDRIFEPRSTSVQSDFKQWQKAVDRAKCW; encoded by the coding sequence ATGGCAAAGTATATTCTGGCTCTCGATCTCGGTACGACAGGCAATCGATCGTTTCTCTTTGATCAAACCGGAACGATTGCCGGACAAGCCTATCTGGAATTGAAACAGTACTATCCGCATCCGGGATGGTTGGAACACGATGCTGAAGAGATTTGGAATGCAGCACAATCGGTGATTCGATCGACGATTCAATCGATCAATCCGGCGGAGATTGCCGCGATCGGCTTAACGGTTCAGCGTGAAACTTGCTTACTTTGGGACAAAAACACCGGAAAGCCACTGCATCGGGCGATCGTTTGGCAAGATCGACGAACAGCAGATTTTTGTAATCAATTGCGAGATCAGGGATTTACTGAAGAAATCTACGATCGAACAGGCTTAGTGATTGATGCCTATTTTTCTGCAACAAAGCTGAGATGGTTGCTTGATCAAGTTCAAGGCATTGATTTAGACAATGTTTTAGCGGGCACGATCGATACTTGGATTTTGTGGAATCTGACCCGTGGGAAAGTTCACGCGACCGATCACAGCAATGCCAGTCGCACTTTATTAATGAACTTGAAAACGCTGGAGTGGGATGAACGATTGCTGGAGATATTCGGCATTTCTAGAAAGATTTTGCCTTCGATTCAGCCAAGTCTAGGAACATTCGGAACAACGGATTTATTGGGAGTTGAACTTCCAATTACTGCAATTCTGGGGGATCAACAGGCGGCATTGTTCGGGCAAGGATGCGATCGACCTGGATTGATGAAATGCACGTATGGAACCGGGAGCTTTCTTGTCGCTCATACTGGCTCGGAGATTGTGCGATCGAATCAACAATTGATTTCCACGATCGCTTGGACACAGAACAATCAGGTAGGCTATGCACTCGAAGGCAGTCTGTTCACGAGCGGTGCCTGTGTTCAATGGCTCAGAGATGGATTAGGACTAATCAAAACCGCACAAGAAACCGAAGCGATCGCACAACAAGTTCCCGATAATGGCGGCGTGTACTTTGTACCTGCATTGAGCGGATTGGGAACACCACATTGGGACATGAGCGCACGAGGAGCATTTTTAGGAATCACAGGCGGCGTAAGGCGGGAACACATGGTTCGAGCCGTGTTAGAAGCGATCGCGTTTCAAGTGAAAGAAGTCGTGGATGAAATTGAAACTTATAGCCCGGTTCCATTGCAGAAACTTGCAGTCGATGGTGGAGCTTGTGAAAATAACTTTCTCATGCAGCTTCAAGCCGATGTATTAGGCATTGCGATCGAGCGTCCAGCGATTCGCGATACAACCGTTCTCGGAGCGGCGTTTGCGGCAGGACTCGCCAGCGGATTTTGGCAGCGTTATGATCAATTAGTTGAACATCGAGTCATCGATCGCATTTTTGAACCGCGATCAACTTCGGTGCAGTCTGATTTCAAACAATGGCAAAAAGCAGTCGATCGGGCAAAATGTTGGTAG
- a CDS encoding YlqD family protein, giving the protein MEISKSHLLLQRNVNVKAVVTPRWKDEAQQTLQAQLNQTDNQLQQLEMQMQQVLTEIQRQTLQPGSPEAMQQSESIRMQFNQRKSELLEQKNQTLQQLQQVQILELDQEVQQGQIGSVFRIEPGDNLIEKMNVEVLLRDGIVEEIRGII; this is encoded by the coding sequence ATGGAAATCTCTAAGTCTCATCTGTTGTTGCAGCGCAATGTGAATGTGAAAGCGGTGGTGACACCCCGATGGAAGGACGAAGCACAGCAAACGTTACAGGCGCAGTTAAATCAGACTGATAATCAGTTACAGCAGCTTGAAATGCAGATGCAGCAGGTGTTGACTGAAATTCAGCGACAAACGCTGCAACCGGGAAGTCCGGAGGCGATGCAGCAAAGTGAAAGTATTCGGATGCAGTTCAATCAGCGCAAAAGTGAATTGCTCGAACAAAAGAATCAGACCTTACAGCAGCTTCAACAGGTTCAGATTTTGGAGTTGGATCAAGAGGTGCAGCAAGGTCAGATCGGGAGCGTGTTTCGGATTGAGCCGGGGGATAATTTGATCGAGAAGATGAATGTTGAGGTGTTGCTGCGCGATGGCATTGTTGAAGAGATTCGCGGGATTATTTAA
- a CDS encoding inorganic phosphate transporter, giving the protein MILILSSLLAFYLAWNLGANDVANSMGTSVGSKAVTLKQALIIAGILEFTGAVLFGRNVSETLITGILDPAQFTPQMLIIGMISVLVAAGIWLNVATLFGFPVSSSHATVGAIAGVGSLAFGLDAVNWNAIELISITWIVTPFVSGLIAAMFYSTIKRFILDQPNAIARLQQWIPWISAVLIGIFGVIVFPTIAESIQSAIHLSIQNISLILGVVAISTLSISAFQNLQTVESTIAKFQVVSACFVAFAHGSNDVGNAIAPFAAIVSVLRSGTVQDFEIPIWILVLGGTGIVAGLAVLGGKVISTIGEGIISLQPSGGLCAELATATTILIASRYGLPVSTSHALVGGVVGVGLVQGLKSVRMETIRAIVLTWLVTIPISAIFSGIVFLILRSIFIQ; this is encoded by the coding sequence ATGATTCTGATTTTATCGAGCTTACTAGCGTTCTATTTAGCCTGGAATTTAGGCGCAAATGATGTCGCGAATTCGATGGGAACTTCAGTTGGCTCGAAAGCGGTCACGCTAAAACAAGCCCTAATTATTGCCGGAATTCTAGAGTTTACTGGAGCCGTTTTGTTTGGTCGTAACGTCTCCGAGACGCTGATTACAGGGATTCTCGATCCGGCTCAATTCACGCCGCAGATGTTAATTATTGGCATGATTTCAGTGCTCGTTGCAGCGGGAATCTGGCTGAATGTGGCGACTTTGTTTGGATTTCCGGTTTCGTCATCTCATGCGACTGTGGGCGCGATCGCGGGAGTGGGTTCGCTGGCGTTTGGACTCGATGCGGTGAATTGGAATGCGATCGAACTTATTTCAATCACTTGGATTGTTACGCCATTCGTGAGCGGTCTAATTGCAGCGATGTTTTATAGCACAATTAAGCGTTTCATTTTGGATCAACCGAATGCGATCGCACGTTTACAGCAATGGATTCCTTGGATTAGTGCAGTTCTGATTGGAATCTTTGGTGTCATTGTTTTTCCAACGATCGCAGAATCAATTCAAAGCGCGATTCATCTATCGATTCAAAATATTTCTCTGATTCTAGGTGTCGTTGCAATCAGTACTTTATCGATTTCAGCGTTTCAAAATTTACAAACGGTAGAATCTACGATCGCTAAATTTCAGGTTGTGAGTGCGTGTTTTGTTGCGTTTGCTCATGGCTCGAATGATGTGGGGAATGCGATCGCTCCATTTGCTGCGATCGTCTCTGTTTTGCGATCGGGAACAGTTCAAGATTTTGAAATTCCGATTTGGATATTGGTTTTAGGTGGGACGGGAATTGTGGCAGGATTGGCGGTTTTGGGTGGAAAGGTGATTTCTACGATCGGGGAAGGGATTATCTCATTGCAACCCAGCGGCGGACTGTGTGCAGAATTGGCAACTGCTACGACGATCTTGATTGCATCTCGATATGGGTTGCCTGTTTCGACTTCTCACGCGCTGGTGGGCGGCGTTGTTGGTGTGGGATTGGTGCAGGGATTGAAATCGGTTCGGATGGAAACGATTCGAGCAATTGTGTTGACGTGGTTAGTGACGATTCCGATATCGGCGATTTTCAGCGGAATTGTGTTTTTGATTTTGCGATCGATTTTCATTCAATGA
- the hpnA gene encoding hopanoid-associated sugar epimerase, which yields MKAFVTGGTGFVGANLVRSLLEKGFEVRCLVRPDSRLENLQGLNVEIVRGDLIDEQLAQSMQGCQVLFHVAAHYSLWQRDRDLLYQSNVLGTRNVLTAARKAGIERSIYTSSVAAIGIDPRGQPTTEQYQSPVEKLIGHYKKSKYWAEQEAIVAAQFGQDVVIVNPSTPIGAYDIKPTPTGDIVLRFLQRRMPSYVETGLNFVHVRDVAAGHLLALEKGKTGERYILGNENLSLKQLLDELSQITGLSAPARSVPLWLPLSVAWIDEAILTKFGKAPSIPIDGVRMSKQPMYYNPEKAIRELGLPQTPIRTALEDAVNWFQENLSVQPIVRR from the coding sequence ATGAAAGCATTTGTTACAGGTGGGACAGGTTTCGTAGGAGCAAATCTTGTTCGATCGTTGCTCGAAAAAGGGTTTGAGGTGCGCTGCTTGGTGCGTCCTGACAGTCGATTAGAAAACTTACAAGGATTGAATGTTGAAATTGTTAGAGGCGATTTGATCGATGAACAATTAGCCCAATCCATGCAAGGATGCCAAGTACTATTCCACGTCGCAGCACATTACTCTTTGTGGCAGCGCGATCGAGATCTGCTTTACCAAAGCAATGTTCTCGGTACTCGAAATGTGCTCACAGCGGCAAGAAAAGCGGGAATTGAGCGATCGATTTATACCAGTTCGGTTGCAGCGATCGGCATTGATCCCAGGGGTCAACCGACAACAGAACAGTATCAGTCTCCAGTCGAAAAGCTCATCGGACACTATAAAAAATCGAAGTACTGGGCAGAACAAGAAGCCATTGTTGCAGCCCAATTCGGTCAAGATGTGGTGATTGTTAATCCGAGTACACCGATCGGCGCGTACGACATCAAACCGACACCGACCGGAGATATTGTCCTACGATTTTTGCAGCGTCGAATGCCGTCTTATGTGGAAACGGGTTTGAACTTTGTGCACGTTCGCGATGTCGCTGCGGGACATTTACTCGCCCTTGAGAAAGGCAAGACCGGAGAACGCTATATTCTCGGCAATGAAAATCTCAGCTTGAAACAACTTTTAGATGAACTGAGTCAGATCACTGGATTAAGTGCGCCTGCTCGATCGGTTCCTCTGTGGTTGCCGCTGAGTGTGGCATGGATTGACGAAGCGATTCTTACAAAATTTGGTAAAGCGCCGTCAATCCCAATCGATGGGGTGAGAATGTCAAAACAACCAATGTACTACAATCCGGAGAAAGCGATTCGTGAGTTGGGACTGCCTCAAACGCCAATTCGCACCGCTTTGGAAGATGCCGTAAACTGGTTTCAAGAAAATTTATCCGTTCAACCGATAGTGAGGAGATAG
- the fni gene encoding type 2 isopentenyl-diphosphate Delta-isomerase, translated as METQNRKADHLRVCLEDDVQCRETTTGLENYYFTHCCLPELDRAEINIQTTFLNKLLSAPILISSMTGGTELAKTINYRLAAIAQEYQLAMGVGSQRVAIENPEVSDSFRLRAIAPDALLFANLGAVQLNYTYGIEQCLKAVDLLEADALILHLNPLQEAVQTRGDTDFRGLLDKIAVLCDKLPVPVIAKEVGNGISKPMAEKLIAAGISAIDVAGAGGTSWAKVESGRAQDPKQRRLGLTFADWGIPTADCITQIRHLSATIPLIASGGLRNGLDVAKTIALGADLAGLALPFLQAANESEEALHLLVDILKAEITTVLFCTGTKDLGELRRSGVLQRR; from the coding sequence ATGGAAACTCAGAATCGTAAAGCCGATCATCTGAGAGTGTGTCTGGAAGACGATGTGCAATGTCGAGAGACGACAACGGGACTCGAAAATTATTACTTTACGCATTGCTGTTTACCGGAACTCGATCGAGCAGAAATTAACATTCAAACCACTTTTCTGAATAAGCTACTGAGCGCACCAATTCTGATTTCTTCGATGACGGGCGGGACAGAGTTAGCGAAAACGATTAACTATCGACTCGCTGCGATCGCACAAGAATATCAGTTAGCGATGGGAGTCGGCTCGCAGCGAGTCGCGATCGAGAATCCGGAGGTTTCGGATTCATTTCGGTTAAGAGCGATCGCGCCCGATGCTTTATTGTTTGCAAATTTGGGAGCCGTTCAACTTAATTACACCTACGGAATTGAGCAATGCTTGAAAGCGGTGGATTTGCTCGAAGCGGATGCGTTAATTTTGCATCTTAATCCGTTGCAGGAAGCCGTACAAACTCGCGGAGATACGGATTTTCGAGGATTGCTCGATAAGATCGCGGTTCTGTGTGACAAGTTGCCTGTTCCGGTGATTGCGAAAGAAGTGGGAAATGGCATCTCGAAACCGATGGCGGAGAAATTGATTGCGGCGGGGATTAGCGCGATCGATGTGGCGGGCGCGGGCGGCACTTCCTGGGCAAAAGTCGAAAGTGGTCGCGCTCAAGATCCGAAACAGCGTCGATTAGGTTTGACGTTTGCAGATTGGGGAATTCCGACAGCGGATTGCATTACGCAGATTCGGCATTTGTCGGCAACGATTCCGCTGATTGCGTCGGGTGGATTGCGAAACGGATTAGATGTCGCGAAAACGATCGCGCTCGGTGCAGATTTAGCAGGGTTGGCGTTGCCGTTTTTGCAGGCGGCGAACGAATCCGAGGAAGCGCTGCATTTGTTAGTGGATATTTTGAAGGCGGAAATTACAACGGTTTTGTTTTGTACCGGGACAAAGGATTTAGGGGAATTGCGGCGATCGGGAGTGCTACAACGGCGGTAG
- a CDS encoding efflux RND transporter permease subunit has protein sequence MDLPTPPTSRERFNISRIAIAKPALTICIWIFITVAGLFAFSSLKYALFPDITFPVVVVNAQAPLTVTTETEKQVTAPIEQALKSIEGLNDLRSSTFPNQTAVSLSFAVGTSLEESGQRVEAAMKSVTLPKDSKYTVTALNLNESAAVSYAIESTSRNLQDLVNVTNNQIVPQLTKIPGVLKVNVLGAGGNEQGATLTRFNGKDALSVQVIKRGNANTLEVVDAAEKEIATLRQNLSNVTITLAATQAEFIRRATHSTIEALIEAIVLSIIVIFPFLRSWRATLISALAIPISLLGTFIVMAFFGFNLETITLLALALVIGSVVDDAIVDVENISRHIEDGATPREAALHATNEIGLTVTAATFTAVAVFLPIGLMGGVIGQFFKPFGITVSAAMIMSLLVARTLSPVLSIYMLRKRPGQNQNHTNGIWSRFSDVYYRLLRWSLRHRLIVVGIAIASFAAGIAIIPMIPQGFIPKLDRGEFNVRYTAPLPQIPPQEEIARIVASGGQVPQINPLQDSLNVAKQLEDAVRKSPDVQTIFTTVGSREGEPNKGLLYVRLKDDRSTPTATVQDQLRSTLPQISGVSTSVEDIPFVEAGSQKPLQAGIKGDDLTTLEKAGTDLKNRLQTIPGIVDVTLSGSSNRNGLQQIDRRNGQRVVYVSANLGKDLSLGDATNRLVEESKPILPVGVTLSLGGDSASSQEIFGSFGKTLGLSALCIVIVLVWLFRSLIDPIVVALSLPLALVGAMLALLITQSDFGMISLIGFVFLLGLTNKNAILIVDYINQLRREGYDRNAAILQAGPIRLRPIMMTTAATILGMVPIAIGLGAGSELRSPMAVAIAGGLITSTLLSLFVVPVVYTLLDDLKPGKRR, from the coding sequence ATGGATTTACCCACTCCACCGACTTCGCGAGAACGCTTTAATATTTCACGAATTGCGATCGCGAAACCTGCCCTCACCATTTGCATTTGGATTTTTATTACCGTTGCGGGTCTGTTCGCATTCAGTTCTCTAAAATACGCGCTGTTTCCTGACATTACGTTTCCGGTTGTCGTGGTGAATGCACAAGCGCCCTTAACGGTGACGACTGAAACAGAAAAACAAGTCACAGCACCGATCGAGCAAGCTTTGAAATCGATCGAAGGCTTGAATGATCTTCGCTCTTCAACGTTTCCGAATCAAACTGCGGTCAGTCTCTCGTTTGCGGTCGGTACAAGTCTGGAGGAATCCGGTCAAAGAGTTGAAGCGGCAATGAAATCGGTCACACTGCCGAAAGATTCAAAATACACGGTGACTGCACTGAATTTAAACGAATCCGCAGCGGTGAGTTATGCGATCGAAAGCACTTCGCGCAATCTCCAAGACTTAGTAAATGTCACTAACAATCAAATCGTTCCACAGTTGACGAAAATTCCGGGTGTTCTGAAAGTGAACGTGTTGGGAGCGGGTGGAAATGAACAAGGTGCAACACTGACGCGATTTAATGGAAAAGATGCGCTCTCCGTTCAAGTGATCAAGCGCGGGAATGCGAATACGCTCGAAGTCGTTGATGCGGCTGAGAAAGAAATCGCAACGCTAAGACAGAATCTTTCTAATGTCACGATTACACTTGCAGCAACGCAAGCGGAATTTATTCGACGGGCAACGCATTCTACGATCGAGGCGTTGATCGAAGCGATCGTGTTATCAATCATTGTGATTTTCCCATTTCTGCGGAGTTGGAGAGCGACGTTAATTTCTGCCTTAGCAATTCCGATTTCCTTACTTGGAACGTTTATTGTGATGGCGTTCTTCGGATTCAACTTAGAAACAATCACATTGTTGGCGTTAGCGCTCGTGATTGGCAGCGTCGTGGATGATGCGATCGTGGATGTCGAAAACATTAGCCGACACATCGAAGATGGAGCCACCCCAAGAGAAGCCGCGCTTCATGCCACGAATGAGATCGGATTAACTGTCACCGCAGCAACGTTTACAGCCGTTGCAGTCTTTTTACCGATCGGCTTAATGGGCGGTGTGATCGGTCAATTCTTCAAACCATTTGGAATTACTGTTTCGGCTGCGATGATTATGTCGCTCTTAGTCGCGAGAACATTATCGCCTGTTCTATCAATCTATATGTTGCGGAAACGTCCGGGACAAAACCAGAATCATACGAATGGGATTTGGTCACGGTTTAGCGATGTGTATTATCGATTGTTGCGCTGGTCATTGCGGCATCGGCTGATTGTTGTGGGAATTGCGATCGCGAGTTTTGCAGCGGGAATTGCAATCATTCCGATGATTCCTCAAGGCTTTATTCCGAAGCTCGATCGAGGTGAATTTAATGTTCGCTATACGGCTCCCCTGCCACAGATTCCACCCCAAGAAGAAATCGCCCGCATTGTGGCTTCCGGTGGACAAGTTCCGCAGATCAATCCGCTGCAAGATTCGCTCAATGTCGCGAAACAGCTTGAAGATGCAGTCCGAAAGTCTCCGGATGTCCAAACCATATTTACAACCGTGGGATCGCGTGAAGGAGAACCGAATAAAGGTTTGCTCTATGTCAGATTAAAAGACGATCGCTCTACTCCGACTGCAACCGTACAGGATCAACTGCGATCGACTTTGCCCCAAATTTCAGGAGTCTCTACCAGCGTTGAAGATATTCCCTTTGTCGAAGCAGGGAGCCAAAAGCCGCTTCAGGCAGGGATTAAAGGCGATGATTTAACAACGTTAGAGAAAGCGGGAACTGATTTGAAAAATCGCTTACAAACGATTCCCGGAATTGTAGATGTGACTCTAAGTGGAAGTAGCAATCGCAATGGACTTCAACAAATCGATCGACGAAACGGGCAGCGAGTCGTTTATGTCAGTGCCAACTTAGGTAAAGACCTTTCTTTAGGCGATGCAACCAATCGATTGGTCGAAGAATCAAAACCGATTCTGCCAGTTGGAGTCACACTGAGTTTAGGTGGCGATTCTGCCAGCAGTCAGGAAATCTTTGGGAGCTTTGGTAAAACATTAGGACTATCAGCGCTCTGTATTGTGATTGTTCTGGTCTGGTTGTTTCGTAGTTTGATTGACCCGATCGTGGTTGCTCTCTCTTTGCCTCTCGCGCTCGTGGGTGCAATGTTGGCGTTGTTAATTACTCAGAGTGATTTCGGCATGATTTCGCTGATTGGTTTTGTGTTTCTGTTGGGATTGACGAATAAAAACGCGATTTTGATTGTCGATTACATCAATCAACTCAGACGCGAAGGCTACGATCGTAATGCAGCCATTCTCCAAGCCGGACCGATTCGGCTCCGACCGATCATGATGACGACTGCTGCAACGATTCTGGGAATGGTTCCGATCGCAATTGGTTTAGGAGCCGGATCAGAACTACGATCCCCGATGGCAGTCGCGATCGCAGGTGGATTAATTACCTCAACTTTACTCAGCTTATTTGTGGTGCCTGTGGTTTATACATTGCTCGATGATCTGAAGCCTGGAAAGCGTCGTTAG
- the hpnH gene encoding adenosyl-hopene transferase HpnH: MGVPLQQVIGIGSYLVKQRLMGRKRFPLVLMLEPLFRCNLACSGCGKIQHPVEVLKQNLTPEQCFAAAEECGAPVVSIPGGEPLLHPQISEIVQGLIDRKKFIYLCTNGLLLEKSLDKFKPSPYFTFMVHLDGMRDWHDQCVDRKGVFDTAVKAIKAAKARGFQVNTNTTIFEGANPKEMHEFFDFLNELGVDGMQISPGYSYDWAPDQDHFLKREQTHALFRQILAPMKMGKKWNFSHNPLFLDFLIGEKDYECTPWGSPSYSVLGWQKPCYLLNEGHYKTFQELLDNTDWSQYGRKSGNPNCADCMVHCGYEPTAAIDAMQPQNIGRAMTSVLGK; this comes from the coding sequence ATGGGTGTTCCCTTACAGCAAGTGATTGGGATTGGCTCTTATTTAGTCAAACAGCGCCTGATGGGGCGAAAGCGATTTCCTCTGGTCTTGATGCTAGAACCGCTGTTTCGATGCAATCTAGCCTGTTCTGGCTGTGGCAAAATTCAGCATCCCGTCGAAGTGCTGAAACAAAATCTCACTCCAGAACAATGTTTTGCAGCGGCTGAAGAGTGTGGTGCGCCAGTCGTATCGATTCCGGGAGGCGAACCGCTGCTGCATCCACAGATTAGCGAAATTGTTCAGGGATTGATCGATCGTAAAAAATTCATCTATCTCTGCACGAACGGATTGCTGCTCGAAAAGAGCCTCGATAAGTTCAAACCCTCGCCCTATTTCACCTTCATGGTGCATTTAGATGGAATGCGCGACTGGCATGATCAATGTGTCGATCGTAAAGGCGTGTTCGATACGGCGGTCAAAGCGATCAAAGCCGCAAAAGCCAGAGGTTTCCAGGTCAACACGAACACCACCATCTTTGAAGGTGCTAATCCTAAAGAGATGCACGAGTTCTTCGATTTCTTGAACGAACTGGGTGTGGATGGAATGCAAATTTCTCCCGGTTATTCCTATGATTGGGCACCGGATCAGGATCATTTTCTCAAGCGCGAACAAACTCACGCCCTGTTCCGCCAAATCCTAGCACCGATGAAGATGGGTAAGAAGTGGAATTTTAGCCACAATCCGCTGTTTCTCGATTTTCTCATTGGTGAGAAAGACTATGAGTGCACACCTTGGGGCAGTCCAAGCTACAGTGTTCTAGGCTGGCAAAAACCTTGTTACCTCCTGAACGAAGGACATTACAAGACGTTCCAAGAGCTATTGGATAATACCGATTGGAGTCAGTACGGACGGAAGAGCGGCAATCCAAACTGTGCAGATTGTATGGTGCATTGTGGCTATGAACCGACAGCCGCGATCGATGCAATGCAACCTCAGAACATCGGTCGGGCGATGACTTCGGTGTTAGGAAAATAG